One Chloroflexota bacterium DNA window includes the following coding sequences:
- a CDS encoding homoaconitate hydratase (catalyzes the formation of homoisocitrate from cis-homoaconitate), whose protein sequence is MPRIWVFGNDVNTDQMVPGRYAPYMLGANDDVRRYAFIEARPDFAPNVQPGDLIIAGPNFGCGSSREYAPLALKRCGVGAIIAPLFARIFFRNALNLGIPCFTADIREQVADGDVVEFDLAAGLITNNANQIQLPPPEGWMREVWAEGGIVPFYRRHGRFPATGA, encoded by the coding sequence ATGCCACGGATTTGGGTTTTTGGAAATGATGTCAACACCGACCAGATGGTTCCAGGCCGTTATGCTCCCTACATGCTCGGCGCAAATGATGATGTGCGACGCTATGCCTTTATCGAAGCGCGGCCTGATTTTGCTCCCAATGTTCAGCCAGGCGATTTAATTATTGCTGGGCCAAACTTTGGCTGTGGCTCAAGCCGCGAGTATGCGCCCTTGGCCTTGAAGCGCTGCGGAGTTGGCGCGATTATCGCTCCGCTATTTGCCCGCATTTTCTTCCGCAACGCCTTGAATTTGGGCATTCCCTGTTTCACCGCCGACATTCGTGAGCAAGTTGCCGATGGTGATGTTGTTGAATTTGATTTGGCTGCTGGCCTGATCACCAACAATGCTAACCAAATTCAACTGCCACCACCCGAAGGCTGGATGCGCGAAGTCTGGGCTGAAGGCGGAATCGTGCCATTTTACCGTCGCCATGGTCGCTTCCCCGCGACAGGAGCCTAA
- a CDS encoding 3-isopropylmalate dehydratase large subunit: protein MGQTFAEQILGHASGRSDVQAGDMVVVNVDLVMMHDSLSPSIIETLHNELGAERVWDRDKVAVVIDHVAPAATVRQAEQQQQVRRWVAQQGISHLFDVGRGISHPVLIEEGLVQPGMLVVGSDSHSTGYGAAAAFGSGMGTTDIALALATGQTWFRVPETVRVNAVGNFQPGVSVKDFGLWAARTLRADGATYQSVEWHGVDFLSWRERMTLATLSIEVGAKAGIVAPTGLGAEHPVPEWLRVEADASYSRVVECDLSTLEPQVSLPHYVDNVVDLADVGRVAVDVVYLGTCTNGHYEDMAAAASILKGRRLAPNVRMIVVPASSDSLHRAASDGTLATLLAAGATIGTPGCGACIGRHMGVLAPDEVCVFTGNRNFRGRMGSPGANIYLASPEVAAATAITGYITHPRNVLDSTEQAVFA from the coding sequence ATGGGTCAGACATTTGCCGAGCAAATTTTGGGGCATGCTTCCGGTCGCAGCGACGTGCAAGCAGGCGATATGGTAGTGGTCAACGTCGATTTGGTGATGATGCACGATAGCCTCTCGCCCAGCATTATCGAAACCTTGCACAACGAATTGGGCGCTGAACGCGTGTGGGATCGCGACAAAGTTGCAGTGGTGATCGACCACGTTGCCCCAGCCGCGACCGTGCGCCAAGCCGAACAGCAACAACAAGTGCGGCGTTGGGTCGCCCAACAAGGCATCAGCCATTTGTTTGATGTTGGTCGCGGCATCTCGCACCCGGTCTTGATTGAAGAAGGGCTGGTGCAACCTGGCATGTTGGTGGTGGGCAGCGATTCGCATAGCACTGGTTATGGTGCAGCCGCAGCCTTTGGCTCAGGCATGGGCACGACCGACATTGCCCTTGCCCTCGCGACAGGCCAAACTTGGTTTCGCGTGCCTGAGACCGTGCGGGTCAATGCGGTTGGCAATTTTCAACCAGGCGTGAGCGTCAAGGATTTTGGTTTATGGGCGGCTCGCACGCTCCGCGCCGATGGTGCAACCTACCAAAGTGTCGAGTGGCACGGGGTTGATTTTCTTTCGTGGCGCGAACGTATGACCTTAGCAACCTTATCGATTGAAGTTGGAGCCAAGGCCGGAATCGTTGCCCCAACTGGCTTGGGCGCTGAGCATCCCGTGCCAGAATGGTTGCGGGTTGAGGCTGATGCCAGCTACAGCCGCGTTGTCGAATGCGATTTGAGCACGCTCGAACCCCAGGTTAGCCTGCCACATTATGTCGATAATGTAGTCGATTTGGCTGATGTCGGACGGGTCGCGGTTGATGTGGTGTATCTTGGCACCTGCACCAACGGCCACTACGAAGATATGGCCGCTGCCGCTAGCATCCTCAAAGGGCGACGTTTGGCTCCCAATGTGCGCATGATTGTCGTGCCTGCTTCGAGCGATAGTTTACATCGCGCCGCCAGTGATGGCACATTGGCGACGTTGTTGGCTGCTGGGGCAACCATCGGCACGCCTGGCTGTGGCGCATGCATTGGTCGCCATATGGGCGTGTTGGCTCCCGATGAAGTCTGCGTTTTCACTGGCAATCGCAACTTCCGCGGACGAATGGGCAGCCCAGGAGCCAATATCTACTTGGCCTCGCCTGAAGTTGCCGCCGCCACCGCCATAACTGGCTACATCACCCACCCGCGCAATGTGCTCGACAGCACTGAGCAAGCAGTTTTCGCCTAA
- the lysW gene encoding lysine biosynthesis protein LysW: MSAQCPECEGTIALAADILDGEIVPCPDCGAELEVVSLNPVVLELAPEVEEDWGE; the protein is encoded by the coding sequence ATGAGCGCACAATGCCCAGAATGTGAAGGAACGATCGCGTTGGCAGCCGATATTTTGGATGGCGAGATTGTGCCATGCCCTGATTGCGGCGCAGAACTCGAAGTTGTCAGCCTGAACCCAGTTGTGTTGGAATTAGCACCCGAAGTCGAAGAAGACTGGGGCGAGTAA
- the lysX gene encoding lysine biosynthesis protein LysX, with product MRVGMLCSRIRVEEKLLITEFERRNVQFERIDDDQTWFDLNALQANRQVREQFPDVIIERSLHHGRALYTLKTLNDAGIPTVNNYDVALTCGDKFLTTQALLRNGVPSPRCLLAYTQDSALEAIESLGYPVVLKPVIGSWGRLVSKINDREAAEAVLEHRDTLGNYQHAIFYIQEYVNKPGGRDIRAFVVGDECIAAIYRTSGHWITNTARGGQASNCPITPALADICIGAANAVGGGVVAIDVFETAEGRYLVNEVNYTMEFRNSISTTGVNIPERIVDYVLAQAQ from the coding sequence ATGCGTGTAGGTATGTTATGTTCCCGAATTCGGGTTGAAGAAAAGCTGCTGATCACTGAGTTTGAGCGGCGCAATGTCCAATTTGAGCGAATCGACGATGATCAGACATGGTTTGATTTGAACGCGTTGCAAGCCAATCGCCAAGTACGCGAACAATTTCCTGATGTAATTATTGAGCGTTCGTTGCACCATGGCCGAGCGTTGTACACGCTCAAAACCTTGAACGATGCTGGCATTCCAACGGTCAATAATTATGATGTGGCATTAACCTGTGGCGATAAATTTTTGACTACCCAAGCCCTATTGCGCAACGGCGTGCCATCACCACGGTGTTTACTGGCCTATACCCAAGATTCAGCGCTCGAAGCGATCGAAAGTTTGGGCTATCCGGTAGTGTTGAAGCCAGTAATCGGCTCGTGGGGGCGCTTGGTCTCGAAGATCAACGATCGCGAAGCTGCCGAGGCGGTACTTGAACATCGCGACACCTTGGGCAATTATCAGCATGCCATTTTCTATATCCAAGAATATGTCAACAAGCCAGGTGGTCGCGATATTCGGGCGTTTGTGGTTGGCGATGAGTGTATTGCGGCGATTTATCGCACCAGCGGCCACTGGATCACCAATACTGCACGCGGCGGCCAAGCCTCAAACTGCCCAATCACGCCAGCCTTAGCCGATATTTGTATTGGCGCGGCCAATGCAGTTGGTGGCGGCGTGGTTGCAATCGATGTCTTTGAAACTGCCGAAGGTCGTTATTTGGTCAACGAAGTCAATTACACCATGGAATTTCGCAACAGCATCAGCACAACTGGCGTGAATATTCCCGAACGAATTGTTGATTATGTGCTAGCTCAAGCGCAATAG
- a CDS encoding homocitrate synthase: MTRHFAIVDTTLREGEQWANAHFSSEDRLAIANLLVQFGVEYIEMTSPCASPQSAADLRSIAALPLGNTKLLTHTRCNLDDVRLAAECGVAGVNILFGTSPYLRQWSHGRSIEAILAEVGPVVRFLQERQIEVRFSCEDSFRTPLPDLLRVYQAVDLLGVQRVGIADTVGIATPRDVERVVGAVRNAVRCDIEFHGHNDGGCAIANAYAALEAGATHIDTTILGIGERNGIAALSGLIARLYLSEPESVAGYALPMLAQLDHTVAAMLGIQVPFNACITSETAFAHKAGLHTKAVLANPSTYEAIDPNAFGRERNVLIGHRLTGRHALQSRANALGLDLSDTTIIAIAAQLKAAADDQPLTLDEVDALLRSSTLQAA, encoded by the coding sequence ATGACACGGCATTTTGCAATTGTTGATACGACATTACGCGAAGGCGAACAATGGGCCAATGCTCATTTCAGCAGTGAAGATCGCCTCGCCATCGCCAATTTGCTAGTTCAATTTGGCGTTGAATACATCGAAATGACCTCTCCCTGCGCCTCGCCGCAAAGTGCGGCAGATTTGCGCAGCATCGCAGCCTTGCCGCTCGGCAACACCAAGCTGCTGACCCACACCCGTTGTAACCTTGATGACGTGCGGCTCGCTGCTGAATGTGGCGTGGCTGGCGTAAATATCCTCTTTGGCACATCACCCTATCTGCGCCAATGGAGCCATGGTCGCTCAATTGAAGCGATTTTGGCAGAAGTTGGCCCAGTTGTGCGTTTCCTCCAAGAACGTCAGATCGAAGTTCGGTTCTCCTGCGAAGATTCATTCCGCACCCCACTGCCCGATTTGTTGCGCGTCTACCAAGCTGTCGATTTGCTTGGCGTGCAGCGGGTTGGCATCGCCGACACCGTGGGCATTGCCACGCCACGCGATGTTGAACGTGTGGTTGGTGCAGTCCGCAATGCAGTTCGCTGCGACATTGAATTTCATGGCCACAACGATGGCGGCTGTGCAATTGCCAATGCCTATGCAGCGCTCGAAGCAGGCGCAACCCACATCGATACAACCATTCTTGGAATTGGCGAACGCAACGGCATCGCCGCGCTCAGCGGCTTAATTGCTCGCCTCTACCTCTCCGAACCTGAAAGTGTTGCAGGCTATGCCTTGCCAATGTTGGCCCAACTTGATCACACAGTTGCGGCAATGTTGGGCATTCAAGTGCCGTTCAATGCCTGTATCACCAGCGAAACCGCCTTTGCTCACAAGGCTGGCCTGCATACCAAGGCTGTTTTGGCCAATCCCAGCACCTACGAAGCGATCGATCCCAATGCTTTTGGGCGCGAACGCAATGTGCTGATTGGGCATCGCCTAACTGGTCGCCATGCCTTGCAAAGCCGCGCCAACGCCCTAGGTTTGGATCTGAGCGACACCACGATTATCGCCATTGCAGCTCAACTCAAAGCTGCTGCCGATGATCAGCCGTTGACGCTCGACGAGGTGGATGCGCTCCTGCGCTCAAGCACCCTCCAAGCAGCCTAA
- a CDS encoding isocitrate/isopropylmalate dehydrogenase family protein has product MTRLCLIAGDGIGREVVQAARQVLEALAVPAEFVEAEAGWETFQQTGNALPEQTLAAVQAANATLFGAVSSPSQRVAGYRSPIVGMRKALDLYACVRPVQTPPLANARAGVNLVVVRENTEGLYSGQETREGDERATAQRIITRQASERIVQWAVQYAQRTGRRKITVVHKANVLRETCGLFRETALRVLADAPDLQVEEMLVDNAAYQLARAPERFEVLVTTNLFGDILSDVASVWGGGLGLAASANYGTRTAVFEPVHGSAPDIAGQGIANPLATLSASVLMLEFVGLNSYAERLQTAIQAVLANGPYTPDLGGTATTAEVVQAVIDQF; this is encoded by the coding sequence ATGACGAGGTTGTGTTTGATTGCTGGCGATGGGATTGGCCGCGAAGTCGTGCAAGCAGCGCGGCAAGTGCTCGAAGCCTTGGCGGTTCCTGCCGAGTTTGTCGAAGCCGAAGCTGGTTGGGAAACCTTTCAACAAACTGGCAACGCCTTGCCCGAACAAACTTTAGCAGCGGTTCAAGCGGCCAACGCCACCTTGTTTGGTGCAGTTAGCTCGCCATCACAGCGGGTCGCTGGCTATCGCAGCCCAATTGTTGGCATGCGCAAAGCCCTTGATTTGTATGCCTGTGTGCGGCCAGTTCAAACGCCACCACTGGCGAATGCCCGTGCTGGAGTCAATTTGGTAGTGGTGCGCGAAAATACCGAGGGTTTGTATAGCGGCCAAGAAACCCGCGAGGGCGATGAACGCGCCACGGCGCAACGAATTATCACCCGCCAAGCCAGCGAGCGGATTGTGCAATGGGCGGTGCAATATGCCCAACGCACTGGCCGCCGCAAAATCACCGTAGTACACAAAGCCAATGTGCTGCGCGAAACTTGTGGTTTGTTCCGCGAAACCGCGCTGCGCGTGCTAGCTGACGCGCCTGATTTGCAGGTTGAAGAAATGTTGGTCGATAACGCTGCTTATCAATTGGCCCGTGCTCCGGAACGTTTTGAAGTGTTAGTCACCACCAATTTGTTTGGCGATATTCTCTCGGATGTCGCCAGCGTGTGGGGTGGCGGGCTTGGTTTGGCAGCATCGGCCAACTATGGCACTCGCACGGCGGTATTCGAGCCTGTGCATGGCAGTGCTCCCGACATTGCTGGCCAAGGCATCGCCAATCCGTTGGCAACCTTGAGCGCTAGCGTGTTGATGCTCGAATTTGTGGGCTTGAACAGCTACGCCGAACGCTTGCAAACCGCAATTCAGGCGGTATTAGCCAATGGGCCATACACGCCCGATCTTGGTGGAACGGCAACAACGGCTGAGGTGGTGCAAGCAGTAATTGACCAATTTTGA